One Aegilops tauschii subsp. strangulata cultivar AL8/78 chromosome 7, Aet v6.0, whole genome shotgun sequence genomic window carries:
- the LOC109748401 gene encoding uncharacterized protein, with product MVYDCRALPKETNANDMLASPGTLELLQPQTISIFDYTLLPPLAPQEDDHSAAILVDQPAAITHRFDQLAGFKVTVRVANEPGVVEEWVKSVSNSLQTVEMKIVGLDCEFTDQVHGVKQKDLPLEMQRRAAVLQLCVADDCLVYHIMHSPRIPDELKKFLAREDIFFCGAAIGQDVKMLEPYGLHIKKPIDLQERIDIPITTCSKPTPSLFKLANFVLGTNLEKGKECKQLKSSVWEITPLNFQQIRYAVFDALISFEIAKAATSLGYMLLDE from the coding sequence ATGGTCTATGACTGCAGGGCACTTCCTAAGGAGACCAATGCCAATGATATGCTCGCTTCGCCAGGCACATTGGAGCTACTGCAGCCGCAGACTATTTCTATCTTTGATTATACTCTGCTGCCTCCGCTAGCTCCACAGGAGGATGATCACTCTGCTGCCATTCTGGTGGATCAGCCTGCTGCTATTACTCATCGCTTTGATCAACTTGCTGGCTTCAAAGTAACCGTGAGGGTCGCCAATGAACCAGGCGTCGTTGAGGAATGGGTCAAGAGTGTGTCGAACTCCCTCCAAACGGTGGAAATGAAGATTGTTGGTCTAGACTGCGAGTTCACCGACCAAGTCCATGGGGTGAAGCAGAAGGACCTGCCCCTGGAAATGCAGCGCCGCGCCGCCGTACTTCAACTGTGTGTTGCAGATGATTGCTTGGTGTACCACATAATGCACTCGCCTCGCATACCAGACGAGCTCAAAAAATTTCTTGCTCGTGAGGATATCTTCTTCTGTGGAGCGGCAATTGGCCAGGACGTAAAAATGCTTGAGCCATACGGCCTCCATATTAAAAAGCCCATTGACCTACAAGAGCGCATTGATATACCAATTACAACTTGCAGTAAACCAACACCTTCGCTATTTAAACTAGCAAATTTTGTGTTGGGAACGAATCTGGAGAAGGGCAAGGAGTGCAAGCAACTGAAGAGTTCTGTATGGGAGATTACTCCATTGAACTTCCAACAAATCAGATATGCTGTGTTCGATGCCCTTATAAGTTTTGAGATAGCTAAAGCTGCTACAAGCCTTGGCTATATGCTCCTTGATGAATAA